The following coding sequences are from one Bos indicus x Bos taurus breed Angus x Brahman F1 hybrid chromosome 5, Bos_hybrid_MaternalHap_v2.0, whole genome shotgun sequence window:
- the BHLHE41 gene encoding class E basic helix-loop-helix protein 41, protein MDEGIPHLQERQLLEHRDFIGLDYPSLYMCKPKRSMKRDDSKDTYKLPHRLIEKKRRDRINECIAQLKDLLPEHLKLTTLGHLEKAVVLELTLKHLKALTALTEQQHQKIIALQNGERSLKSPIQSDLDAFHSGFQTCAKEVLQYLARFESWTPREPRCVQLINHLHAVATQFLPTPQLLTQQVPLSKGTAAPTAAAPAGSGAAPCLERAGQKLEPLAHCVPVIQRTQPSSELAAAENDTDTDSGYGGEAEARPDREKGKGAGASRVTIKQEPPGEDSPAPKRMRLDTRGCGGGGPGGGAAAAAAALLGPDPTAAAALLRPDAALLSSLVAFGGGGGAPFAQPAAAAAPFCLPFYFLSPSAAAAYVQPFLDKSGLEKYLYPAAAAAPFPLLYPGIPAPAAAAAAAAAAAAAAAFPCLSSVLSPPPEKAAAAAAAATLLPHEVAPPGALHPAHPHGRTHLPFAGAREPGNPESSAQEDPSQPAKETL, encoded by the exons ATGGACGAAGGAATTCCTCATTTGCAAGAGAGACAGTTACTGGAACATAGAGATTTTATAGG ACTGGATTATCCCTCTTTGTATATGTGTAAGCCCAAAAGGAGCATGAAGCGAGACGATAGCAAG GATACCTACAAATTACCGCACagattaatagaaaagaaaagaagagaccgAATTAATGAATGCATTGCTCAGCTGAAAGACTTACTGCCTGAACATCTAAAGTTGACA ACTCTGGGGCATCTGGAGAAAGCTGTAGTCCTGGAATTAACTTTGAAACACTTAAAAGCTTTGACAGCCTTAACGGAGCAGCAACAtcagaagataattgctttacagaatg GGGAACGATCTCTGAAATCGCCCATTCAGTCCGACTTGGATGCGTTCCACTCGGGATTTCAAACATGCGCCAAAGAAGTCTTGCAATACCTCGCCCGGTTTGAGAGCTGGACGCCCAGGGAGCCGCGGTGTGTCCAGCTGATCAACCACTTGCACGCCGTGGCCACCCAGTTCTTGCCCACCCCGCAGCTGTTGACTCAACAGGTTCCTCTGAGCAAAGGCACCGCCGCGCCCACGGCGGCCGCCCCCGCCGGCTCCGGGGCCGCCCCCTGCCTGGAGCGCGCGGGGCAGAAGCTGGAGCCCCTCGCCCACTGCGTGCCGGTCATCCAGCGGACTCAGCCCAGCTCCGAGCTCGCCGCCGCCGAGAACGACACGGACACCGATAGCGGCTACGGTGGCGAGGCCGAGGCCCGGCCGGACCGCGAGAAGGGCAAAGGCGCGGGGGCGAGCCGCGTCACCATTAAGCAGGAGCCCCCCGGGGAGGACTCGCCAGCGCCCAAGAGGATGAGGCTGGATACCcgcggctgcggcggcggcggcccggggggcggcgcggcggcggcggcggccgcgctCCTGGGGCCCGACCCGACCGCTGCGGCCGCGCTGCTGAGACCCGACGCCGCCCTGCTCAGCTCGCTGGTGGCGTTCGGCGGAGGCGGGGGCGCGCCCTTCGCGCAGCCGGCGGCCGCCGCGGCCCCTTTCTGCCTGCCCTTCTACTTCCTCTCGCCTTCGGCGGCCGCCGCCTACGTGCAGCCCTTCCTGGACAAGAGCGGCCTGGAGAAGTACCTGTACCCGGCGGCGGCCGCCGCCCCGTTTCCATTGCTGTACCCCGGCATCCCTGctccggccgccgccgccgccgccgccgcggccgcggccgccgccgccgccttccCCTGCCTGTCCTCCGTGTTGTCGCCCCCTCCCGAGAAGGCGGCGGCCGCCGCCGCAGCCGCGACCCTCCTGCCACACGAGGTGGCGCCCCCTGGGGCTCTGCACCCCGCGCACCCGCACGGCCGCACCCACCTGCCCTTCGCCGGCGCTCGCGAGCCCGGGAACCCGGAGAGCTctgctcaggaagatccctcgcAGCCAGCAAAGGAAACCCTCTGA